ACAATGCAGCATCGGCATTGAGCACTCCGACGAGCGTTACCGTCGCAATGTCGTGTCCCTTGGTGACCATTTGCGTGCCCACCAAAATGTCGATTTCGCGATTTCGCATGCGCGTCATGATTTCTTCGGCTTTGGTGCCATCCGCGACGTCTCGATCGAGCCGCGCGACGCGCGCATTCGGAAATGCAGACGCTATCGTTTCTTCGAGGCGTTCGGTCCCAAGACCCTCGAGGCCGAGCGATGGAGATTGGCACGACGAACACGCCGTGGGCATCGGCCCTTCCCAATCGCAATAGTGGCATCGCAATCGCCCGCCGCGCGATTTGTGGTACGTCAGGGCCACCGAGCAGCCCAAACACGTCTCCACCTGACCACAACCGTCACACACGACGCTCGGCGCGAAGCCTCGTCGATTCAAAAACAATATGACCTGTTCGCCTGCAGCCAGTGTTTCGTCGATGGCGCGGTGAAGCGGCAAGGAGACGAGCTTATTTCCCGTGGGTCCCGCGCCAATACGCCGCAAATCCACGGTGGAGACGACTGGCAGCGTCGCTTCCCGGTGAGCTCTATCGGGCAGGCGCAATTCGCCAAGTTTGCCTCGACGCACCAAATCCACGGTTTCGAGCGACGGCGTTGCCGATCCGAGCAGGGCCACGGCACCCGCGCGATGCGCTCGCAGGAGTGCCATGTCTCGCGCATGATATCGCACGCCTTCTTCTTGTTTGAACGACCCGTCGTGTTCTTCGTCGACGATGACCAGTCCCAAATTGGAAACGGGCGCAAAAATCGACGACCGTGCACCAATCGATACGCGCACGCTGCCCGAGCGCAATCGTTTCCACATCGCATGGCGATCCGCTTCCGACAAACCGCTGTGCAGCACGGCCAAATCGTCGCCGAATCGAGCGCGAAAGCGGGCCACGAATTGAGGCGTCAGGGCAATTTCGGGCACCATGACGACGGCGCTTCGACCGTGCGACAAACACGCTGCAATGGCGCGCAGGTACACCTCGGTTTTCCCGGATCCCGTCACGCCAAATAATAAAAACGCAGCCTGTTTTCCCGCATCGAGCGCCGCTTCGATTTGGTTTGTCGCGGCAAGCTGCGCCTCGTTCAGCTCGGGCGGCTGGTCGCGCGGCTCGGGAAGCGCGAAAAACGCATCGCGCGGGGCTTCCCGATCTTCGACGACGACCAGGCCCAGGGCCGCCAGCTTTTTCACCGCCGCACGTGCATTACCGAATTTGTCTTCGAGACGCGCGATGGGCGCTTCGCCATTCGATCGCAGCAGCGACAGCACCGCTGCGGTTTGTCCGCGTAATGTTCCCGGCTGTTCGACGACGTCCGTTGCCTTGGCAAATGCAATCCGCCGCCCGCCAACTTGTTTGACGCGACCAAGCGTCCCGACGAGCTCGCCTTGGGCCTGCATTTCGCGCACGCTTTCGCGCTCCATCGCGGGCAAAGCCAAGCGCAAGACTTCGCCGATGGGCGCAAAATAATACGCCGCAAGCTCCTTCATGAACACCAGCAATTCCGGTGGAAGCACCGGATCGGCGTCGATGACACGTACGATGGGCTTCAGCCGCACGCCTTCGGGCGCGTTGCCTTCGAAGGTGGACAAGACGACGGCGAGCACTTGTTTTCGTCCGAATTCACAGAGCACGCGCGTGCCCGGACGCACCTGCCCAGCGAGCGCGAGCGGCACTTCGTACGAAAACGCCCGTGCAAGCGGCACGGGAACGGCGACTTCAGCGAGCAGCGGCATGGGGACCGGCAAGACGTACCAGGTTTTCAGGCACGAGGCACGGCCAAGCGTAACAAACGTGCGCGTGTGGGTGCGGTGGAAGGGAAGGTCACGTGTCGGTGCTCCATCGACCACGGGTACGAACCAAGTTGATAGCTAGATTGCGTTGCACATTTCGTCACGCATTGCCAATCATTACGACGGACCGGGTGCAATACAATCACAGAGTCGCTGACCCAGGACGCGCGATGCACCCGGACGAACCTCCCGCGGATGAACGCTGAGCGGTCCAGAAAAACGGCGTTCGCCCCTGGCACAACGATTCTTGTTGTATCATCGTTGCAGGCCCGAACGTCACGTCGCGGTGGTTGCGGCGCTCATGCAAAAGAGGTATGGTGCGATGGTGGCAGCCATGGAACAGGTACAACTCGAACCCGTCATCATCGAGGATCTCGTCAAGTTTGGTGAAGATCGCGGCTTCGATCGCGGCGTGGATCGTGGAGCCACGCAGGAGCGCTTGCGTGTCTACGAAACGCTCGTCGAAGATCACGTCGGTCGCCCGCTTACGCCGATGGAGCGCTCCACACTTGCCACGCGCATCAGTGCCCTGGGCCTCGAGCAACTCAATGCGTTGCTTCTACGCTCGAGCCCCAGCGCCCTCGAAGCATGGCTCGCTGATTCCACCGCAAAGTAATCTTCGATCATCGCACACGGATAGCATTACGCCCGCAGCCGTCGGAGCGATTGACGGAAACTGGTGATGGCGACGAATTGCGTTATGAATTGAAGAAAGCGTGGAAGGACGGAACGCGTTTCGCTTGCGCGCTCGTACGCCGTTGAGGCGCGCATCCGTGTCGCCGTTCGAGCCCCTTGCGCAATGCGGCTACGGTCACGCTCAGATGCGCGGCAGCACCGACGCCCGCTCGATGGAGCACCTGTCAGCGGTCGATGGACCACCAACCATGTTGAGTCGACGACCTACCATCTGTCAATGGAGCCTCGACGCCCGCTCGATGGAGCACCTGTCAGCGGTCGATGGACCACCAACCATGTCGAGTCGACCACCTACCATCTGTCAATGGAGCCTCGACGCCCACTCGATGGAGCACCTGTCAGCGGTCGATGGACCACCAACCATGTTGAGTCGACGACCTACCGTCGGTCGATGGACCACCTGTCGCTTTGCAATGGACCTTCTGTCATTTCCTGGCGGACGGCCGTTCACAACGCAGTGTTTTGGCAACCTTTGGCCGGTTGAAGACATCGATGCGATTGATCTCGGCAATGCTGGGTTTTACGATTGCCTTGCTCATCGGAACGCATGAGGTTCGAGCACATGGCTCGCATACGGCGCATGCTTATTCACCGGCGAACAACGTTCAGGGCATCAAGTCGAAACTGGTAACCCAGGCCGTCAAGCTAATGGCCAAAGCTCTACGCAAAGGAGAAAAGCCCTTCTTTGACGCCTGTGAAAAGTTGGCCTCTGATCCGCGAGCCTTGAAGGCATTTCGGAAACACGCGTCGAAATGTTCCACGTCTTGCAAGCCAAAGGATCGTATCCGGCGCTGACGTTTTTCGTGTTATCCGCGGTTGATCGCTGAGTCAAAGGCACGTGCCAAAGCGCATCGCTTCCATCGCCCTGCTGTCACTTCATCGACGATGGTGCGCCGTCATGAAACAAGCGCAAAGTGTTTCGCTCCCACACCAGGATATCGCGGCCGACGATGCGAGCACCCGCTTTGGTTGCTCCTTTCAGGACGATTCGATCCTTCACGCTCGCGGTTACCAGACAAACCAACACGAGCGCCATTGCATTGTCAACCTGGAACCAGCAGAGCGCACGCTCACCCGCCGCAACGAGCCCGGCCGGCGGAGCAGGCAGCGTCGTAATGACCGGTCCGTTCGGGATGATGATCCGGTGAGTATTTCGGATGGAACGCGCGACGATGTCATCATTCTGGGCGTGAACGGCAGCGACGGGCTGTGCAAGTGTCGGCGCCCACGCGGAATAGGGAACGAGCTCCGATGGAAACGTGATATTGGAATAATACAAATCGCCACCATGAAGAAGCTCCAGGGCCGGCACCGAAAGGACCTCGAAATGTGCCATTCCTAGACTCGACATCTCCAGCCATATGCCTTCTGGAATGCGCTCGATGCTTATGGGCCAGAACGTGCCGTATCGTGCCCGAAGCTTCAACCCTTCCCCATTCAATGCGAAAAGACGAACGTCGTCTCCCTCGTATGTTGGCCAATATCGACCGTCGAAAGAATCGCTGAAGCCGTTCACTTGCACGACCCCGAGATCCTGCGGCAACACGAACGGAGACGCTATGCGGTGGATTCGACGGCGCCGCGGAATATCCCGGGCCTCTTCGAGCACTGCTGAAACAGATAGGATTTGGTCCGTTTCATCGCTCGTAACAATCGACTCCACGGGAATGCTGAAGGTACGCACGACCGAGCCATCCTCGATGAGCACAAGGCCCGAGTCGAGAGCGGCAAATATTCGCCCGCCAAGAAGCGCAGCGTCCGAGATCGTGCCGGGGAGCGCAATCTCGAGGATTCTTGTCGACATGAGTCGATTGTATCACGCTCCTGCATCGGCTTGCATCTCAATCGAGTGGCCTGCTCGGCAAAGCCCCCGGCTCCCTCGCCATGGCGCGGCGCACGCAGCCTCGCCGGAAGTAAATCAAAAATCCGCTTTCATCAAAACGTTTGCCCATTTACCGCCGCGAAGCTGAGCCCCATCACGATTGCAGCGGCAAAGAGCAGCAGTTGTCCGACAATGCCGCCTTCGGAAGATTTGCGACGCTTTGGACCATGCCCCAGCGATTCGGCTCGACGCTTGCGCCTGACACCGCTTGCCGGAACTTTGCTCGACGGCGGCGACGGATTCGATTCGGGCGGCGCTTCTGCCAGAACCAAGTGATGCGGCCTTTGTCGAATGGGCAGCGCGATCGGCGTGAGGATTGCGACGGGGCCTTTTTCGATCGCTTCGACGACGCGTTTTTTCATGCGCCGTTCCGGCATGAAGTCGGCTGCAAAATGATCGTTCAAAAATACGCCGAATTCGCGCGGGTGCGTGAGAAGTTTGGCGTGGTACGCGTATCGCTCCAAATCGCGCAGCATTGCGCGAGCCGACGAATATCGATCTTCGCGGCGCGTGGCCAGCGCTCTATAGGCGATTGCATGAAGCTGCTCTTCCGCCGGACAACCGCGAAGGGGCAGCTTCGGCACGACCGCTTGCCTTGCAACATCGAGCAGCGATTCGCCTTGTTTCGCCTTGTAGAGGCGCTTTCCTGCGAGCAATTCCCAAAGCATGATGCCCACGGCATACACGTCCGACCGCGCATCGATGACCTCTCCGCGCGCTTGTTCGGGGCTCATGTACCCAGCTTTGCCTTGATATGCCTCGTCGGGACGCATTGCCGAACCGGCGCGAGCTATGCCAAAGTCGCATACTTTCACGTCGCCCTCGAAGCTCAAGAGCACATTCGCGGGTGACACGTCGCGATGAACGATCTGCATGGGCTTTCCATTTTCGTCACGCCGCCGGTGGGCATGATCGAGCCCGCGCAATACGCTGGCAACGATGTAAAGCGAATGGGCAATCGGGACGGGGACGCGCTGGAGCGCCGCGCGCCGGAGCAGCTCGCGCATGTCGAGTCCTTCGACGTATTCCATCGCGATATGGTAATCGTCGCCGTCGCGGCCCAAGTCTTCCACGCGAACGACGTTCGGATGCTCGAAGCGCATGGAAATGCGAGCTTCTTCGACGAGCATCTCCGCGGCAAGTGGGTTCCCTGCGAAATCGGGCAATATTTCTTTGATGACGTACAGTTTTCCCGCGCCAGGCTCGGTGCGCTTGCGAGCGAGATAAATATTGGCCATACCGCCGTAGCCAATGCGTTCGAAGAGCATGTAGGGGCCAAGGCGACAAGGTAGGCGTCTACTCGCGCGGACTTTTCGGCGCGACGGCGGGACGTCGGACTTGGCGACATTCAACGTGGATGCGGTGGAGGAACTTGCGACGGCAGCGCTCACGAATCGGCCCATGCCATAGGCGTTTTGAATGGGCCAAGAAAATGGAGGAATTGATTGAATGTGCCATGAGGTGTGTTTGGGTAGGATTATGCCTACATTGACACAGGTTGGGTGCTACGCCATTCTTTACGTTCCCCAATGTCCTCGTAAATCGAATGATAGCTGCCTGTGGTGTTTGATGGCCAACAGGTCCACTCGATTCGTGCTCACCGCGTACAGCACGATGTAATCGCCCACGATGTATTCTCGAATGGAGCTTCCTTCGCCGAGTTTTGCTTGGATCGCCTTGATTTTGAGGGTGCTTTCCAACGAGTGTGATTTTCGCGCAAGAAAATCGACCCCCAATCGAGGAAATTGCTCCAAATTCGGAATTACTTCGTCGAGGAGTTTTTCCACGAGTCGATCGAATGTTCTGGGCGCTTCCGTCTCTTCCAGATCCGCAAGAAAAAGGCGTATGCTTTCGAGGTTGCGCTCGAAATTCCGCGTCGCGTGGACCGCCCAGCGTGCGCTCATTTTCCCAATTTCTTACGGAGCTCGCCGGCCGTGATGGTGCGTCCGGCTTCGACGTCTTCCAAACCCAGCTCGACTTCGGCAAGCAAACTCAGGTGAATGTGCTCGCGTTCGAGCCGGTGGTAATGATCGAGGCGTCGCGCGTCGATGAGCGCGATGTAGCTTTCCCCGTTACGCGTGACGATCTTCTCGCTCCCAGCGCGCACTTCTTCTGCGATCTCCGTGAGGCGCGCTCGAACTTGACCTAGCGGAATGATGTCTTCGGACGAGATGGCCATCAGGAGACCTCCATGCGAACATTCATGAACTTCTTAACGGATTCGTGCAAGCGATGCAAGAGGATCTTGATGCTCGCCAAGTTGCGCGAGCCCTGCCAAATCACCCGACGACTTGCCCTGCGGCTCGACCGAGTGGTATAGCGGCCGAACATCCTTTCGGGAAAGGTTCGTCGTGTCGGGCAATAGTGGCGCTCACGGTCCGTCTGAAATCGAGGCGCTCGTACGCAGCGCGCTCGGCGGAAATCGCGGGGCGCAACGAGTGCTCATCGTCGACGTGCTCGCGCCCGTGGTCCAAGAACGCGTGGCCCGCGTGCTGCTGCGCCGCCGAAATCAGCACGGGGACCTGCGTACCGAAATGATGGATTTGTGTCAGCAGGTATTTGTACACGTGTTCAGCGGCAATCTTCTTGCGCGATGGGACCCTGCGGCCGGATCGCTCGGGGCCTTCGTCGGCGCGATTGCGGAAAACCACGTGCGGTCCACTTTGCGCAGTCGCGTGCGGAATCCGTTCACGGAAATTGCGACCGAAATCGACGTGCTCGGTGCCGTGCTTGGCGATGGTGACAAAAGCCAAGAAACTGCGCTGCTTTCGCGAGAAACGCTGCGCCGGCTCGAAACGGAGCTCACGGAGGAGGACCAAGAATTGTTCATGGCGTTTTTCGTGGACGAACGATCCATTGAAGAAATGTGCATCGTCGTGGGCAAGAGCCGCGAAGCTTTGTACAAGCAGCGCCAGCGCCTCCGGGAGCGTGTGCGCCGCATTCTCGATGACGAAGCGGCCAGTTCGGCGCCCGCGCGTGCCAACACCAAAGCGAAGGAGGAGGGGCTTTGAGCGATAAGGAAGATCCCCGCATCGAAGAGCTTGGGCGGCGCATCCGCGAGCGCGAGGAACAGCAATATGCAGAATTGCTGAGGCCGCTCGATGCGGCCGAACGAAATGCGCTTGCGGATGGCGTATTCGCTGAAATTGATGCGAAATCGCAGGAGGACCGTCGGGCGCCGGTCATTTCGATCGAGCAGGCGACGAAAAAGTCGGCTCGCCGTCGGTTTGGCATGGTCGCAGCATTGCTTGCTGCAGCGCTTGGCGTTGCCGGTGTTTTCGCGGTCTTGCGCAAGGACGCGCCGGCGCCGATGGCTGCGTATTCGCTCTCCATCGAAGGCGGAAACCAAGCGCAGCGCGGTGACCCGCCGCCCGCGTCCGATGCCGTGCTCCGCTTGGACAAAGCGTCGCGACTTTCACTGGCGCTGCGCCCGGACAAACCGGTTTCCGGTGCGATTGCGGTGCGAGGGTACCTCGTGCGGGATGGTCACGCGCGCCCGTGGGAGCCGCCCGTCATCGTGGGCGCGGGCGGCGTCGTGCGCATCGAAGGGACAGCAGATGCGCTCTTGGGCGACATTGCAGAAGGGGCATGGATCATCGTGCTCATGGTGGGTCGTCCGGATACATTGCCCGACGACGCGGAGCTTGCAAAGGCTGCTGCGGCCGGATCCGATTTGCCGGGTTTGTCCACGCACCGCGTGCGTTTTACATTTTCGCGACCGCGGGGATCGCTCGATTCGAACAGCGAAAGCACCGAACAAATTGGTTTTTCCGGGTGCGCTTCGGTGCGCGCCGGAAACGAATGCGAATTGGGCAAGGACAGGACGCTCCGTATTTTCGTGCCCGCTTTGGCATCCAATGCAGCGATACGCGTGGACGGCGCGCTGCTCGATAAGGCCGGCGAACAGGCGCATGGCGGAACGCGTTTTGCCATTCAAATACCAAAGGATGCTCGAAAACTGGAAGTCATGGCGACGCAACCGAGCCATCTGCGGCCCGTCGCTCTATCGTTCGTCGCGGCGGACGTGCTCCCGGAAGCATTGATCGAAGCGGAAGCTGCGCGTCGGCGCGGTGACCTCGAACAAGCGTCGCGGCTCGTGGGTGACGTGCTCGATAAAGGACCGGTGGAAGCGAAACGCCAGGCGCTTCGGCAAAAGGCGCGTATTCTATTGGCAACGCCCGGTCGTTTCGACGATGCGGCCGCGCTTTTTCGCGAAGCCATATCGCAAGACAAGAAGGCCGGGCGCATTTCCGACGAGCTCGACGATACATTTGCCCTCGCGTACGGCCTCGTGCTCGAAAAACGCGCATTCGCGGAAGCTCGTACGCTGCTCGATGAGACAAAACCCCTCTTGGCCGCGTGTCCGGAGGGGGAGCCGAAAGCCGCATATTACAAAGGTCTCATTGGCATCGAAACAGGCGATTTACGCGCGGCGCTTGGCGCATTCGCGATTGCGTCGGAAGGGGCGCAGCGGCTTGGGCTCGATGCGTATCGAAGTGCGGTGCTCGAACAGGAAGCCGAGGTATTGGCGGTGCTCGGCCGGTATGACGAAGCGGCTGCACGGCACGGGCAGGCGCGAGCGCTCGCGGAGCCGTTTGCCGACGCATGCAGACGCGCGCAGCTTGCAAGCAATGCTGGATGGATCACGCTGCGCGCTCCGGGGCGCACGAAGGATGCGAAAGACGAATTGGAGGCGGCGCTTGCACTGTCGCGCAAAGGGTGCCCTGCTGGGGTCGGAAATGTATTGATCAATTTGGCGCTCGCCAAAGTGGAATTGGGGCAAGTGCAAGAAGCTCGCGCGCTTTTGGAGGAGGCACGGCGCGCCGGAGGCTGGGTCCAAGTCAAAGAATGGGCGCGGATGCTCGAAGCAAGGATTCAGCTCGCTGAAGGGCATCACAAGGATGCCATGACCGTTTTCGATGCACTTCGAGCGGATGGAGAACGCGATCTATTGCCCGAGCTGGTTTTCGAGGGGTCACTGGGCCGCGCGGAAGCGCTGTCCGCCGCAGGCAAACGCGCGGATGCGCGCCAAGCATTCATCGATGCATCGAAAGCGCTCGCGGCGTGGGAGCAGCGTATTCCGCTTGGTGAAGGGCGAGGTACATTTTTATTGGCGCGACAACGGGGCGCGAGACTTGCCGTGGACTTTTTTTTGCGTAGTGCCGAGGCTGGTGACGAGCATGCAGCACGCGAAGGCATGGAGACGGCTAGGCGATATTTGAGTGGGTTTGTCCAAGCATTTCAATGGATCGATCGCGTGGGAGCATTGTCGGACGAGGTGCGAAAGACCTGGGACGAAGCGGTGGCGGCCTATCGGCACGAACGGGCGGTATTGGAGGAAAAGGCTGCGGCGCGAGGACCGGGTGGAGGCGCACTGGAAACGGAAAGGGCGGCGCTGCGCAGCGCGCTCGACCATGCGCTTTCCGCATTGGGCGTGCAAAAGGACGGCAATGAGTCGGCGAAGTTGTCGGCTCCAGACAAGGACGAGGTGCTATTCGTCGCGCACCCGATTCGAGACGGTTGGGCGGGGTTTGTCATGGCGGATGGCGGCCGTACGATGGACGCGCGACGGCTTCCGGGCGCGGCGCCAAGCGCGACGCACTCGGCGATCGCCAATGCATGGCTCGCGCCATTTCAATCGCACCTGTCGAAA
This window of the Polyangiaceae bacterium genome carries:
- the priA gene encoding primosomal protein N'; amino-acid sequence: MPLLAEVAVPVPLARAFSYEVPLALAGQVRPGTRVLCEFGRKQVLAVVLSTFEGNAPEGVRLKPIVRVIDADPVLPPELLVFMKELAAYYFAPIGEVLRLALPAMERESVREMQAQGELVGTLGRVKQVGGRRIAFAKATDVVEQPGTLRGQTAAVLSLLRSNGEAPIARLEDKFGNARAAVKKLAALGLVVVEDREAPRDAFFALPEPRDQPPELNEAQLAATNQIEAALDAGKQAAFLLFGVTGSGKTEVYLRAIAACLSHGRSAVVMVPEIALTPQFVARFRARFGDDLAVLHSGLSEADRHAMWKRLRSGSVRVSIGARSSIFAPVSNLGLVIVDEEHDGSFKQEEGVRYHARDMALLRAHRAGAVALLGSATPSLETVDLVRRGKLGELRLPDRAHREATLPVVSTVDLRRIGAGPTGNKLVSLPLHRAIDETLAAGEQVILFLNRRGFAPSVVCDGCGQVETCLGCSVALTYHKSRGGRLRCHYCDWEGPMPTACSSCQSPSLGLEGLGTERLEETIASAFPNARVARLDRDVADGTKAEEIMTRMRNREIDILVGTQMVTKGHDIATVTLVGVLNADAALSLPDFRASERGFQLLVQVAGRAGRRDRPGRVIIQTRSPEHPAIRFAMQHDVQGFLDHELVDRAEVGYPPFKRLTLFRIDALDEEVARRAAGKIAAYARASTDGASRAVEVLGPAVAPIARLRGRYRFRVLLRSADRRALRHAAGAAMTVLGDLDNRVRVVVDVDPVGML
- a CDS encoding serine/threonine protein kinase, with amino-acid sequence MLFERIGYGGMANIYLARKRTEPGAGKLYVIKEILPDFAGNPLAAEMLVEEARISMRFEHPNVVRVEDLGRDGDDYHIAMEYVEGLDMRELLRRAALQRVPVPIAHSLYIVASVLRGLDHAHRRRDENGKPMQIVHRDVSPANVLLSFEGDVKVCDFGIARAGSAMRPDEAYQGKAGYMSPEQARGEVIDARSDVYAVGIMLWELLAGKRLYKAKQGESLLDVARQAVVPKLPLRGCPAEEQLHAIAYRALATRREDRYSSARAMLRDLERYAYHAKLLTHPREFGVFLNDHFAADFMPERRMKKRVVEAIEKGPVAILTPIALPIRQRPHHLVLAEAPPESNPSPPSSKVPASGVRRKRRAESLGHGPKRRKSSEGGIVGQLLLFAAAIVMGLSFAAVNGQTF
- a CDS encoding type II toxin-antitoxin system RelE/ParE family toxin translates to MSARWAVHATRNFERNLESIRLFLADLEETEAPRTFDRLVEKLLDEVIPNLEQFPRLGVDFLARKSHSLESTLKIKAIQAKLGEGSSIREYIVGDYIVLYAVSTNRVDLLAIKHHRQLSFDLRGHWGT
- a CDS encoding type II toxin-antitoxin system Phd/YefM family antitoxin encodes the protein MAISSEDIIPLGQVRARLTEIAEEVRAGSEKIVTRNGESYIALIDARRLDHYHRLEREHIHLSLLAEVELGLEDVEAGRTITAGELRKKLGK
- a CDS encoding sigma-70 family RNA polymerase sigma factor, which produces MSGNSGAHGPSEIEALVRSALGGNRGAQRVLIVDVLAPVVQERVARVLLRRRNQHGDLRTEMMDLCQQVFVHVFSGNLLARWDPAAGSLGAFVGAIAENHVRSTLRSRVRNPFTEIATEIDVLGAVLGDGDKSQETALLSRETLRRLETELTEEDQELFMAFFVDERSIEEMCIVVGKSREALYKQRQRLRERVRRILDDEAASSAPARANTKAKEEGL
- a CDS encoding CHAT domain-containing protein, whose amino-acid sequence is MSDKEDPRIEELGRRIREREEQQYAELLRPLDAAERNALADGVFAEIDAKSQEDRRAPVISIEQATKKSARRRFGMVAALLAAALGVAGVFAVLRKDAPAPMAAYSLSIEGGNQAQRGDPPPASDAVLRLDKASRLSLALRPDKPVSGAIAVRGYLVRDGHARPWEPPVIVGAGGVVRIEGTADALLGDIAEGAWIIVLMVGRPDTLPDDAELAKAAAAGSDLPGLSTHRVRFTFSRPRGSLDSNSESTEQIGFSGCASVRAGNECELGKDRTLRIFVPALASNAAIRVDGALLDKAGEQAHGGTRFAIQIPKDARKLEVMATQPSHLRPVALSFVAADVLPEALIEAEAARRRGDLEQASRLVGDVLDKGPVEAKRQALRQKARILLATPGRFDDAAALFREAISQDKKAGRISDELDDTFALAYGLVLEKRAFAEARTLLDETKPLLAACPEGEPKAAYYKGLIGIETGDLRAALGAFAIASEGAQRLGLDAYRSAVLEQEAEVLAVLGRYDEAAARHGQARALAEPFADACRRAQLASNAGWITLRAPGRTKDAKDELEAALALSRKGCPAGVGNVLINLALAKVELGQVQEARALLEEARRAGGWVQVKEWARMLEARIQLAEGHHKDAMTVFDALRADGERDLLPELVFEGSLGRAEALSAAGKRADARQAFIDASKALAAWEQRIPLGEGRGTFLLARQRGARLAVDFFLRSAEAGDEHAAREGMETARRYLSGFVQAFQWIDRVGALSDEVRKTWDEAVAAYRHERAVLEEKAAARGPGGGALETERAALRSALDHALSALGVQKDGNESAKLSAPDKDEVLFVAHPIRDGWAGFVMADGGRTMDARRLPGAAPSATHSAIANAWLAPFQSHLSKTRRVRFVLPTELLATDWHVLPFHEKPLVEHAEVVYSLDIGPRASVGSDVAKAVVIADPTEDLPGARESAGAVVSALESRGFRVVSLLGHAATYEAVRNAIEMPGVKLLHYAGHATFDGPDGFEASLRLARRGRFSVADVMTLSHVPDVVVLAGCETSRASHIDTKGEGLGIAQAFVLKGASAAIATPRPIGDTFAADATRLLYAEPVERAPGSALRAATRALHRQDPDGEWGALRLLAE